A single Candidatus Neomarinimicrobiota bacterium DNA region contains:
- a CDS encoding UpxY family transcription antiterminator, with amino-acid sequence MEQHWIAVRSKPRAEKVALQQLEKNGIEAYLPLVRQKRKWSDRMKWVELPLLSSYLFARIELKNSIFVLETHGISTIVKFSGSIAIVQDEVIKSIRLALEGGYELEPTEYFSVGDEVEVFEGPMKGTKGIVLQIKGEDRLVIKIDALQQAIAVHIDLKFLQSVGKKRAPIL; translated from the coding sequence ATGGAACAACATTGGATAGCTGTCCGCTCGAAACCTCGGGCAGAAAAAGTTGCTCTTCAGCAATTAGAGAAAAATGGGATAGAGGCCTATTTGCCATTGGTACGGCAAAAGCGCAAATGGTCCGACCGAATGAAATGGGTAGAATTGCCTCTTCTGTCGAGTTATTTATTTGCACGGATAGAACTTAAAAATTCAATTTTTGTGTTAGAAACACATGGCATAAGTACGATTGTCAAGTTTAGTGGTAGTATCGCAATCGTCCAAGACGAAGTTATAAAGTCGATTCGCTTAGCTTTGGAAGGAGGGTATGAACTTGAACCTACAGAATATTTTTCAGTAGGGGATGAAGTAGAAGTATTTGAAGGGCCTATGAAAGGAACTAAAGGTATTGTGCTTCAAATAAAAGGTGAGGATAGACTTGTCATAAAAATTGATGCACTTCAGCAGGCAATTGCAGTTCATATAGATCTAAAATTTCTCCAATCAGTGGGTAAAAAACGTGCTCCGATTTTATAA
- a CDS encoding cysteine--tRNA ligase has product MLRFYNSFSRKKEDFIPLEKGKVKLYTCGPTVYDTAHIGNFRTFLFEDFLKRVLVARGFDVFHVMNITDVDDKTIKKSMDEGKPLSEITSHYTELFYRDLKSLKIIPADVYPAATEHVDGMIKMIKSLIDKGNAYKTDDGSVFFSIESFKDYGNLTNINMAGMRQSERVVSDEYGLDNPQDFALWKAYKNEDGDVAWDSPWGKGRPGWHIECSAMSMEYLGQHFDIHCGGVDNKFPHHENEIAQSVCAADTPFVNFWLHSEFLMVDGGKMSKSIENFYCIPDLLEKGFTAEEIRYIMLSAHYRTKVNFTLDKQHEAKMAIQRIHELRIRLTDIDRKSTSDFPDAVNPFNIALEDDLDAPKALAVFFDWIRVTNSTLDKNSLSEDEASQGINFIAYFDSVFGVLPKDESIPQEIIELVSEREEVRQHKDWAKSDELRDLIASKGWIVKDTPDGTKLSPK; this is encoded by the coding sequence GTGCTCCGATTTTATAATTCTTTTTCACGAAAAAAAGAAGATTTTATTCCCTTAGAAAAAGGGAAAGTTAAACTATATACATGTGGACCAACCGTATATGATACAGCCCATATTGGCAATTTTCGCACCTTCCTTTTTGAAGATTTTCTTAAACGAGTTTTAGTGGCTCGTGGATTTGATGTTTTTCATGTAATGAATATTACAGATGTGGATGACAAGACCATTAAGAAATCTATGGATGAGGGGAAACCTCTTTCAGAAATCACAAGCCATTATACTGAATTGTTTTACCGTGATTTAAAATCATTAAAAATTATTCCCGCCGATGTATATCCCGCTGCCACCGAACATGTGGATGGCATGATCAAAATGATTAAATCCTTAATTGATAAAGGGAATGCTTATAAAACGGATGATGGTTCTGTCTTTTTTTCCATTGAATCATTTAAAGATTACGGTAATCTGACAAATATTAATATGGCGGGAATGCGCCAATCAGAACGGGTGGTATCAGATGAATATGGGTTAGATAATCCCCAGGATTTTGCCCTTTGGAAAGCTTACAAGAATGAAGATGGTGATGTGGCTTGGGATTCACCGTGGGGTAAAGGCCGCCCTGGCTGGCATATAGAATGTTCTGCCATGTCTATGGAATATTTAGGACAGCATTTTGACATTCATTGTGGTGGTGTGGATAATAAGTTTCCCCATCATGAAAATGAAATTGCCCAATCAGTTTGTGCTGCTGATACGCCCTTTGTGAATTTTTGGCTTCACTCTGAATTTCTCATGGTAGATGGTGGTAAAATGAGTAAATCTATCGAAAATTTTTATTGTATACCGGATCTGCTCGAAAAAGGTTTTACTGCAGAAGAGATTCGCTATATCATGCTAAGTGCCCATTATCGAACGAAAGTTAATTTTACCTTGGATAAACAACATGAAGCTAAAATGGCCATCCAGAGGATTCATGAATTGCGAATACGTTTGACTGATATAGATAGAAAATCCACATCCGATTTCCCCGATGCGGTGAATCCATTCAACATTGCTTTGGAAGATGATTTGGATGCGCCAAAGGCTTTGGCTGTATTCTTTGATTGGATTCGTGTTACAAATTCAACTTTGGATAAAAATTCATTATCTGAAGATGAAGCATCTCAAGGAATAAATTTTATTGCTTATTTTGATTCAGTATTCGGTGTGCTTCCTAAAGATGAGTCTATTCCGCAAGAGATAATAGAATTGGTTTCTGAGAGAGAGGAAGTGCGACAACATAAAGATTGGGCAAAGTCGGATGAATTGCGCGATTTAATAGCTTCGAAAGGGTGGATTGTAAAAGATACACCTGATGGGACGAAACTCTCACCTAAATGA